One window of the Oncorhynchus gorbuscha isolate QuinsamMale2020 ecotype Even-year linkage group LG17, OgorEven_v1.0, whole genome shotgun sequence genome contains the following:
- the xgb gene encoding x globin isoform X2 translates to MGCAISGLAPKTAGESKTEDSVAHLSKEQIEMIKESWKVIQEDIAKVGIIMFVRLFETHPECKDVFFLFRDVEDLDGLRTSRELRSHGLRVMSFIEKSVARLEQLERLEVLAVELGRSHYRYNAPPKYYSYVGAEFICAVQPILKERWTPELEEAWKAYEPRLPGGQEQTSPGGSLPQ, encoded by the exons ATGGGCTGCGCAATATCAGGGCTGGCACCGAAAACAGCTGGAGAGTCTAAGACGGAGGATTCTGTTGCGCATCTGAGCAAGGAGCAGATTGAGATGATCAAAGAGTCGTGGAAAGTTATCCAGGAGGACATTGCAAAAGTTGGAATTATTATGTTTGTCAG GTTGTTTGAGACCCATCCAGAATGCAAAGATGTATTCTTCCTCTTCCGAGACGTGGAGGACCTTGACGGGTTACGGACCAGCCGGGAGCTGAGGTCACACGGCCTACG AGTGATGTCCTTTATTGAGAAGAGTGTGGCCAGACTGGAACAGCTAGAGAGACTGGAGGTTCTGGCTGTGGAGCTGGGGAGGAGCCACTACCGCTACAACGCCCCACCCAAATACTACAGT TATGTAGGAGCAGAATTCATCTGTGCTGTCCAGCCCATTCTCAAAGAGAGATGGACCCCTGAGCTTGAGGAGGCGTGGAAG GCTTATGAACCAAGGCTACCAGGAGGACAGGAACAGACATCACCAGGTGGGAGCCTACCCCAATGA
- the xgb gene encoding x globin isoform X1, giving the protein MGCAISGLAPKTAGESKTEDSVAHLSKEQIEMIKESWKVIQEDIAKVGIIMFVRLFETHPECKDVFFLFRDVEDLDGLRTSRELRSHGLRVMSFIEKSVARLEQLERLEVLAVELGRSHYRYNAPPKYYSYVGAEFICAVQPILKERWTPELEEAWKTLFLYLTRLMNQGYQEDRNRHHQVGAYPNERNTAL; this is encoded by the exons ATGGGCTGCGCAATATCAGGGCTGGCACCGAAAACAGCTGGAGAGTCTAAGACGGAGGATTCTGTTGCGCATCTGAGCAAGGAGCAGATTGAGATGATCAAAGAGTCGTGGAAAGTTATCCAGGAGGACATTGCAAAAGTTGGAATTATTATGTTTGTCAG GTTGTTTGAGACCCATCCAGAATGCAAAGATGTATTCTTCCTCTTCCGAGACGTGGAGGACCTTGACGGGTTACGGACCAGCCGGGAGCTGAGGTCACACGGCCTACG AGTGATGTCCTTTATTGAGAAGAGTGTGGCCAGACTGGAACAGCTAGAGAGACTGGAGGTTCTGGCTGTGGAGCTGGGGAGGAGCCACTACCGCTACAACGCCCCACCCAAATACTACAGT TATGTAGGAGCAGAATTCATCTGTGCTGTCCAGCCCATTCTCAAAGAGAGATGGACCCCTGAGCTTGAGGAGGCGTGGAAG ACCCTTTTCCTGTACCTAACCAGGCTTATGAACCAAGGCTACCAGGAGGACAGGAACAGACATCACCAGGTGGGAGCCTACCCCAATGAGAGGAACACTGCCTTATAA
- the LOC124002226 gene encoding signal recognition particle 14 kDa protein-like, which produces MVLLENDSFLTELTRLFQKCRTSGSVAITLKKYDGRTKPVPRKGHPVNYEPADNKCLLRASDGKKKISTVVSSKEVIKFQMAYSNLLRAHMDGLKKKDKKSKSKKTKATQ; this is translated from the exons ATGGTACTACTTGAAAACGACTCG TTTTTGACGGAGCTGACACGCCTGTTCCAGAAATGCAGGACATCAGGCAGTGTTGCCATCACGTTAAAGAAAT ATGATGGGAGAACCAAACCAGTCCCCAGGAAAGGTCACCCAGTGAATTATGAACCAGCAGACAACAAGTGTCTACTCAGAGCGTCAGATGGCAAGAAGAAAATCAGCACAGTG GTTAGTAGCAAAGAAGTAATCAAGTTCCAGATG GCATACTCTAACCTCCTGAGAGCTCACATGGATGGGCTCAAGAAGAAAGACAAGAAAAGCAAAAGCAAGAAAACCAAAGCCACCCAATGA
- the LOC124001823 gene encoding 5'-3' exonuclease PLD4-like has product MPEMSSPYNTLHDSDVPNGSKRLVSIAVAVGCLTAFGALLSFSMYEKSTEEHFQNYKIFQETNTDQNNISEEQSRIILVESIPLYMKYDDNATFGTPVDKAWRDLLSMATYQVDVASFYWTLTGDDININSSTDLPGKNILEQLGALPSRNVSVRVVTSIPSVLTNSTDLHFLRQKGVQVRKVPFGRLTGGVLHSKFWIVDRKHIFLGSANMDWRSLTQVKELGVVIYNCSSLAEDLHKIFESYWVMGHRNSSIPNPWPSKYDTAINKEHPMLLKTDNVSSKIYITASPPTFCPASRTQDLDSILSVISGAQHYIDVAVMEYFPTTRFIHPQRYWPAIDDALKRAAFERNVKVRLLVSCGRDSDPAMLPFLQSLASLNYPGQRISIQVKLSIVPVGNQSEIPHSRVNHNKYMVTDKMAYIGTSNWSADYFNTTAGVGLVVSQHAPHWAWRTQALQGQLRAVFDRDWQSQFTVCLADLGHHPDCALSKG; this is encoded by the exons ATGCCAGAGATGTCCTCTCCTTACAATACTTTACATGATAGCGATGTTCCCAAC GGATCCAAACGGCTTGTTTCAATTGCTGTGGCAGTGGGATGTTTGACTGCATTCGGGGCACTGCTCTCCTTTTCTATGTATGAGAAGAGCACAGAAGAGCATTTCCAAAACTACAAGATCTTCCAAGAAACAAACACTGATCAAAATAACATTTCTGAAGAACAAAGCCG TATAATCCTCGTAGAGAGCATTCCCCTGTATATGAAATATGACGACAATGCAACATTTGGGACCCCAGTGGACAAAGCCTGGAGAGATCTCCTGTCCATGGCAACCTACCAAGTCGATGTGGCTTCCTTCTACTGGACTCTTACCGGTGATGACATCAATATCAATTCTTCTACTGACTTGCCT GGAAAGAACATACTGGAGCAGCTTGGAGCTTTACCTTCCAGAAATGTGTCAGTGAGAGTTGTGACAAGTATTCCCTCTGTGCTGACAAACTCCACAGATCTTCATTTTCTGAGACAGAAAG GAGTCCAAGTAAGAAAAGTTCCCTTTGGGCGTTTGACTGGGGGTGTACTCCACAGCAAGTTCTGGATTGTTGATAGGAAACACATTTTCCTGGGAAGTGCCAACATGGATTGGAGGTCTCTTACACAG GTAAAGGAACTGGGAGTGGTGATCTATAACTGCTCCAGTCTGGCTGAGGACCTCCATAAGATCTTTGAGTCATACTGGGTGATGGGTCATCGCAACAGCTCCATCCCAAACCCTTGGCCCTCCAAGTATGACACTGCCATCAACAAAGAGCACCCCATGCTGCTGAAGACTGATAATGTTTCCAGCAAAATCTACATCACA GCCTCTCCTCCCACTTTCTGCCCCGCCTCTCGGACGCAGGACCTTGATTCTATCCTCTCAGTGATCTCAGGGGCACAGCACTACATTGATGTGGCAGTCATGGAGTATTTCCCCACCACACGCTTCATACACCCTCAAAG GTACTGGCCAGCCATTGATGATGCATTGAAGAGGGCTGCTTTTGAGCGGAATGTTAAGGTTCGTCTGCTGGTGAGCTGTGGACGGGATTCTGATCCAGCCATGCTTCCTTTTCTTCAGTCTCTAGCCTCCCTGAATTACCCTGGCCAGCGTATCAGCATTCAAGTG aaactgtccattgtgccagtAGGGAACCAGTCAGAGATACCCCACTCTAGAGTAAACCATAATAAATACATGGTGACTGATAAAATGGCATATATTG GGACATCTAACTGGTCAGCTGACTACTTCAACACCACAGCTGGAGTGGGGCTGGTGGTTTCCCAGCACGCACCACACTGGGCCTGGAGGACCCAGGCTCTGCAGGGGCAGCTCAGGGCAGTATTTGACAGGGACTGGCAGTCTCAGTTTACTGTATGTCTCGCTGACTTGGGTCATCACCCTGACTGTGCCCTCTCAAAAGGATAG